The Lepus europaeus isolate LE1 chromosome 21, mLepTim1.pri, whole genome shotgun sequence genome has a window encoding:
- the LOC133750682 gene encoding zinc finger protein 665-like, with amino-acid sequence MNESQQCVAQGSVSFKDVTVNFTQEEWLQLGDAQRTLYRVVMLENYSHLVAVGCCITKPDVIFKLEQGEEPWTLDAGFAGRAYSKVQKLNDLIKRRQENLDKHLWCASLNASLAERENGLGKTLNLDTNPVSSRKTPCWYDSSGMNLKYISGSSINDKNYSSKNSDEISECGMLPLDNQEKTHNRKKPDEYCQNGKSVRHNRELTEQQGVQDLEPSLEENESAEAFPEEVAKATCRMIQGEETSCGYKKPVENACERSTPKVQQDSHTRKNLSEVNECKNSNLIRHQKVNMGEKTHESNENENFVKESDLTQPLRADPREKAFKCSHCEESFCQKSLLTQHQRTHTKEKPCESDKCEKTSQKSQITDSQRNPLGENPRGHKECVKAPVKTALVDHQRMQSEKKLHVCDECEKSFRHSSALRVHQRIHTGEKPYQCNECGKSFYAQSNLSHHRRTHTGEKPYECKECGKSFCVKSNLTKHQKAHTGEKPFKCNECGKTFFQKSQFADHQRTHTGEKPYECKECGKSFYYKSALNVHQGKHKEEKPHKCTECGKSFCYKSALIIHQVTHTGKKPYDCNECGKSFCVKSNLTKHQKIHTGEKPYECSECGKSFSMKSDLVVHQRTHTGEKPYGCSECEKSFYKKSALTKHQRTHTGEKPHECNECGKSFHMKSTLVIHQRTHTGEKPFKCNECEKSFYVKSLLNIHQRNHTGKKPHVCNECGKAFSMKSNLTDHQRTHSKEKPYECFECHKTFRHKSTLTVHQRTHTGEKPYKCNECGKSFYMKSALSQHQRIHTGEKPYECKECGKTFFQKSHLTKHQRTHTGEKPYECKECKKTFFQKSHLIEHQRTHTGEKPHECTKCGKSFCYRSALTIHQRTHTEEKPYKCNECDKSFCMKSHLTVHQRTHTGKNPFGCSECGKTFYVKSNLISHQRTHTGEKPYDCNRCGKSFCKKSALKSHLWTHTGEKPHECTECWKTFSTKSALASHQIIHTRVIP; translated from the exons CAGTGTGTTGCCCAGGGATCTGTGTCCTTCAAGGACGTGACCGTGAATTTCACCCAGGAGgagtggctgcagctgggtgaTGCTCAGAGGACCCTGTACCGCGTTGTGATGTTGGAGAACTACAGCCACCTGGTCGCCGTGG GATGCTGCATCACCAAACCAGACGTGATCTTCAAGTTAGAGCAAGGAGAAGAGCCATGGACGTTAGATGCAGGATTTGCAGGCCGGGCTTATTCAA aAGTCCAGAAGTTAAATGACCTGATAAAGAGAAGACAGGAAAACCTAGATAAACATTTGTGGTGTGCTTCACTCAACGCCTCGCTGGCTGAGAGAGAGAATGGTTTGGGGAAAACACTTAATCTGGACACAAACCCAGTTTCTTCAAGAAAAACACCTTGTTGGTATGACTCATCTGGAATGAATTTGAAATACATTTCAGGATCAAGTATTAACGATAAGAATTATTCAAGTAAGAACTCTGATGAAATTAGTGAATGTGGGATGTTGCCTCTTGATAATCAAGAAAAGACTCATAACAGGAAGAAGCCTGATGAATATTGTCAAAATGGGAAATCTGTACGTCATAATAGGGAACTTACTGAGCAACAGGGAGTTCAAGATTTGGAACCATCtttggaagaaaatgaaagtgCAGAAGCCTTCCCTGAGGAGGTGGCCAAAGCCACATGTAGGATGATTCAAGGAGAGGAGACATCCTGTGGTTATAAGAAACCTGTGGAGAATGCCTGTGAGAGGTCGACTCCCAAAGTCCAGCAGGATTCTCACACAAGGAAGAATCTCTCTGAAGTTAATGAATGCAAGAATTCAAACCTCATTAGACATCAGAAAGTCAACATGGGGGAGAAAACCCATGAATCtaatgaaaatgagaattttgTCAAGGAGTCAGACCTCACTCAGCCTCTTAGGGCTGATCCAAGAGAGAAAGCTTTCAAATGTAGTCATTGTGAAGAATCTTTTTGCCAGAAGTCGCTTCTCACTCAGCATCAGAGGACACACACAAAAGAGAAGCCATGTGAAAGTGATAAATGTGAGAAAACCTCTCAGAAATCACAAATCACTGATTCTCAGAGAAATCCACTAGGAGAAAACCCCAGAGGACATAAGGAATGTGTTAAAGCCCCTGTGAAGACAGCCCTCGTGGATCACCAAAGAATGCAGTCAGAAAAGAAGCTTCACGTATGTGATGAGTGTGAGAAATCTTTCCGCCATAGCTCAGCTCTACGAGTCCaccaaagaattcacacaggagagaaaccctatcaatgtaatgagtgtggaaaatcTTTCTATGCACAATCAAACCTCAGTCACCATCGGAGAACTcatacaggggagaaaccttatgaatgtaaagaATGTGGGAAATCCTTCTGTGTGAAATCAAACCTAACTAAACACCAGAAAGCACACACAGGGGAAAAACCTTtcaaatgtaatgagtgtgggaaAACTTTCTTCCAGAAGTCACAGTTTGCTGACCATCAGagaacacacacaggggagaaaccttatgaatgtaaggaGTGTGGAAAATCCTTCTACTACAAGTCAGCCCTAAATGTGCATCAGGGGAAGCATAAAGAAGAGAAACCCCATAAATGCACCGAGTGTGGAAAATCCTTTTGCTATAAATCAGCCCTAATTATACATCAGGTAACTCACACAGGGAAAAAACCATATGACTGTAATGAATGTGGGAAATCTTTTTGTGTGAAGTCGAATCTCActaaacatcagaaaattcacacaggggaaaaaccctatgaatgtagTGAGTGTGGCAAGTCGTTCTCTATGAAATCAGACCTTGTTGTGCATCAGAGgactcacacaggggagaaaccctatggATGCAGTGAATGCGAGAAGTCTTTCTATAAGAAGTCAGCCCTCACTAAACATCAGAGGactcacacaggagagaagccacatgaatgtaatgagtgtgggaaGTCCTTCCATATGAAATCAACTCTAGTTATACATCAGAGgactcacactggagagaaaccctttAAATGTAATGAATGTGAGAAGTCATTCTATGTGAAATCACTTCTCAATATTCATCAAAGAAATCACACTGGAAAGAAACCCCATGTttgtaatgagtgtggaaaagctttTTCTATGAAATCAAACCTCACTGATCATCAGAGAACACATTCAaaagagaaaccctatgaatgttttgaatgtCATAAAACCTTTCGTCATAAATCAACCCTAACTGTACATCAGAGAACTCATACAGGTGAGAAACCCTataaatgtaatgagtgtgggaaGTCCTTCTATATGAAGTCAGCCCTCAGTCAGCATCAAAGAatacacacaggggagaaaccctatgaatgtaaagaATGTGGGAAGACCTTCTTCCAGAAGTCTCACCTTACCAAACATCAGCGAACACATACAGGTGAGAAGCCCTATGAATGTAAAGAGTGCAAGAAAACCTTCTTCCAGAAGTCTCACCTCATTGAACATCAGAGAACACACACTGGGGAGAAACCCCATGAATGTACGAAGTGTGGGAAATCCTTCTGCTACAGGTCAGCCTTAACTATACACCAGAGAACTCACACAGAAGAAAAGccttataaatgtaatgaatgtgACAAATCCTTCTGTATGAAGTCACACCTCACTGTgcatcagagaactcacacagggaAAAACCCCTTTGGATGTAGTGAATGTGGAAAGACATTTTATGTGAAGTCAAATCTCATCAGTCATCAGAGGactcacacaggagagaagccaTATGATTGTAATAGGTGTGGGAAGTCCTTTTGTAAGAAGTCAGCCCTCAAATCACATCTGtggacacacacaggggagaaaccccatgAATGTACTGAATGCTGGAAAACTTTCTCCACAAAGTCAGCTCTCGCTAGTCATCAGATAATTCATACACGAGTAATACCATAA